Below is a window of Methanomassiliicoccales archaeon DNA.
CCTCTCTAGGAGCTCTTTAAAGTCCCTTGAAAGTGGAATCTCAAACCCTTCTCCCTCTAGGATAATGGAGTCATCTTTCTCTTTAACACTCACCTCAAGTAAGTTCATCTCCGGAGCGCCTATGAACGTTGCAACGAATATCGAGTTGGGCTTCAAATAAACCTCCGTTGGAGGCCCGACTTGAAGGAGCTTCCCTTTGTTCATTACCGCTATCCTATCTCCCATTGTCATGGCCTCAACTTGATCATGGGTAACGTATATTGTGGTGACCTTTAACTTCGTTTGGAGCTTCTTGATTTCCGCCCTCATTGCAACTCTGAGCTTAGCATCGAGGTTGGAGAGCGGTTCATCCATAAGCAGAACATCCGGCTCGACTACTATTGCCCTTGCAACGGCCACTCTCTGTCTCTGACCACCACTGAGTTGAGCGGGATATCTGTCAAGGAGCTCCTCTATTTGAAGCAGCTCCGCGGCCCATTTAACCCTTTTATCTATCTCGTCCTTTGGGTACTTTTTAATTTTCAATGGAAACGCTATGTTATCATAAACTGTCATGTGAGGCCATACAGCATAGCTCTGGAAAACCATTGATATGTTTCTGTCTTTGGGAGGAAGGTAAGTTACATCTCTCTCCCCAAACCATATCTTTCCGCCTGTTGGCGTTTCTAAGCCTGCTATCATTCTAAGCGTTGTGGTCTTACCACAACCGCTCGGTCCGAGGAGTACAAGGAATTCTCCGTCTTTTATAGTGAGATTTACCCCATCAACGGCCTTTACCCTTCCTTTATCAAAATACTTCTTGAGGTTTTCAAGCCTGACTTCCACCATTTTTAACACCTCATTTCAGTGTTATACCCCACATTGTTACCAAATACTTCCTAGCAAAGAATATGAACGTTATAGCAGGAAGTATCATGATGAATGCTGCTGCAAACTTGTAGTAATCGGGTGCTGCTCCTCCACTCGCTCCGGCCATTATTGACAAAATTTGAGCCGGTAAAGTTCTGTGGGATAGGGTTAAAATTGACGCTACAAAAACTTCGTTCCATGACATGACGAAGGTAAACATAGCCGCAGCAGCTAAGCCGGCTGACCTCCTCCCCGCCCTGAAGGGCGAGGGTTCCAACGAGTTAACCCCTCGCCATTGGCAGGGAGGTTTGAGGGGTTTCATTTAGACCCAAGTTAAAGCGGGTCTTCGACCCCTCGGGGAGGGTCTTCCCCCCGTTACCCCTCCTCTGAGCATAAAGGCCGCCCAGATTCGGGGTTATCTTTTCCACAGCCTTCTTTAAAATGTTGAAAGCACCAATCAAATCCGCGTTAAAGTCAAGCCCCGTCG
It encodes the following:
- a CDS encoding ABC transporter ATP-binding protein — protein: MVEVRLENLKKYFDKGRVKAVDGVNLTIKDGEFLVLLGPSGCGKTTTLRMIAGLETPTGGKIWFGERDVTYLPPKDRNISMVFQSYAVWPHMTVYDNIAFPLKIKKYPKDEIDKRVKWAAELLQIEELLDRYPAQLSGGQRQRVAVARAIVVEPDVLLMDEPLSNLDAKLRVAMRAEIKKLQTKLKVTTIYVTHDQVEAMTMGDRIAVMNKGKLLQVGPPTEVYLKPNSIFVATFIGAPEMNLLEVSVKEKDDSIILEGEGFEIPLSRDFKELLERYIDKTVVFGIRPEHMTIEGISSLEHVKRSTTIEGTVDFIEALGTDTIVHANIGSGQIIKVKLPGHIPLEVGSKVKIVIDLDNIHVFDKDTEKAII